One Malassezia restricta chromosome III, complete sequence DNA segment encodes these proteins:
- a CDS encoding WD repeat protein JIP5: MDIKLSSDALDVCFHPNESTNQIVVGLISGKVQLYDYTDMLKNDISDESGKSKAYKRLWSVRPSHKSCRGVAFDASGSNIFCIFKDKSIIALDPSSGHVKARWSSAHESAPSRILSINESLLATGDDDGVVRLWNPNDVPKKDAKPKPIQSYEHHSDWITDMLWCTHLDAPRTKTKDMDEGAKRKRNSDGERSRLVVTSGDGTLSVIDVHGGKKGVEVSEDQEDELLSIAPIKDGKKLVVGTQLGILSLWAPDRGMLDHVDRFPGHPSSVDAMCTLDHDTVLTGSSDGLIRVIQLFPHKLLGVVGDHNGMPIECIVRKGALVASIGHGNECKLTNLAPLFEEGDIEPDDDDTDPEVMLASENAEPISRSVDASDNSSNEAEAPLAKRRDVKSTPLSKSDKEPDGHASFFADLQ; encoded by the coding sequence ATGGACATCAAGCTCTCGTCTGATGCTCTGGACGTATGCTTTCATCCCAATGAAAGCACTAATCAGATAGTTGTCGGACTGATAAGTGGAAAAGTGCAACTATATGACTATACGGACATGCTTAAAAATGACATCTCGGACGAATCAGGCAAAAGCAAGGCATACAAACGGCTATGGAGTGTTCGCCCTTCGCACAAGAGCTGTCGTGGCGTCGCTTTCGACGCTTCAGGATCTAATATTTTCTGCATTTTTAAAGACAAGTCTATTATTGCTTTGGATCCTAGCAGTGGACATGTCAAAGCGCGCTGGTCTAGTGCCCATGAGTCCGCGCCATCACGTATTCTCTCTATTAATGAGTCATTATTAGCTACtggtgacgacgacggcgtaGTAAGGTTATGGAATCCGAATGATGTACCAAAAAAAGACGCGAAACCTAAGCCGATTCAGTCATACGAGCATCACTCGGATTGGATCACAGATATGTTATGGTGCACTCAtcttgatgcgccgcgcacaAAAACGAAGGACATGGATGAGGGAGCGAAAAGGAAACGGAATTCGGATGGTGAGCGAAGTCGGCTGGTTGTAACGAGCGGTGATGGTACATTAAGTGTGATTGACGTTCATGGTGGAAAAAAAGGCGTGGAAGTCAGCGAGGACCAAGAGGATGAATTACTGTCTATTGCTCCCATTAAGGACGGAAAGAAACTCGTTGTGGGTACGCAGCTAGGCATTCTTTCACTTTGGGCTCCAGATCGTGGAATGCTGGACCATGTGGACCGCTTTCCTGGTCACCCTTCCAGTGTTGATGCTATGTGCACACTCGACCATGACACGGTGCTTACTGGCTCCTCTGATGGACTTATCCGTGTAATTCAACTATTTCCACACAAGCTACTTGGCGTTGTAGGGGATCATAACGGCATGCCCATTGAGTGTATTGTCCGGAAAGGTGCTCTAGTGGCCAGTATAGGCCATGGAAACGAGTGCAAGCTCACAAATCTCGCCCCACTATTCGAGGAGGGAGATATTGAACCGGATGACGATGATACTGACCCCGAGGTCATGCTTGCTTCAGAAAATGCAGAGCCTATATCTCGCAGTGTGGATGCCTCAGATAACAGTTCCAACGAAGCTGAAGCACCACTCGCCAAGCGACGCGATGTCAAGTCAACACCCTTGTCTAAGTCTGACAAAGAGCCTGATGGACACGCCTCTTTCTTTGCTGATTTGCAATAG
- a CDS encoding ATP-dependent RNA helicase DBP3, which yields MSKDEVKLKRKERESDSKDHKKEKRERKDKKEKKDKKEKKEKKEKNDKAKEPIPEIGSETKEPSTPKPVSSGASAVSTREFMESNNITIEMAEESNDKPPRPMLSFDELHGKIDAKLKDRLDMEGFEKPTLIQSCCWPVLLEGRDMVGVAETGSGKTLAFGIPALEYVIQQSPSKKGKAKIQVLVIAPTRELAIQTRDNLARVAEPLGYGVFCLYGGVSKGEQLRQMKEYVLPVHIVVGTPGRVLDLAREGSLDLGRVSYLTLDEADRMLDKGFEPDIRAIIGMTRSHEEGRHTNMFSATWPPAVRGLAETFMRLPVRVTVGSDVLSANRRVSQTVEVLDDGRMKERRLNSFLRSIDAQKTNEKILIFALYKKEAQRVENTLRRWGYRVSGIHGDLSQHDRIANLEAFRSASTPLLVATDVAARGLDIPNVEYVINYTFPLTIEDYIHRIGRTGRGGKSGKALTFFTDEDKAHAGELIRVLKDAEQPVPKEMDRFPTTIKRKTHSSYGDHYKELVPGKAKKITFDDDD from the coding sequence ATGAGCAAGGATGAAGTCAAGTTGAAGCGCAAAGAGCGTGAAAGTGATTCGAAGGATCACAAGAAAGAGAAGCGTGAAAGGAAAGATAAGAAGGAGAAGAAAGATAAGAAAGAAAAGAAAGAAAAGAAAGAGAAAAATGACAAGGCTAAGGAACCTATACCAGAGATCGGATCAGAAACCAAAGAGCCTTCTACGCCCAAGCCGGTTTCAAGTGGTGCGTCTGCAGTATCCACTCGCGAGTTTATGGAGTCTAATAATATTACGATTGAAATGGCTGAGGAATCGAATGACAAGCCTCCGAGGCCTATGCTTTCGTTTGATGAGCTGCATGGCAAAATAGATGCAAAGTTGAAGGATCGTTTGGACATGGAAGGTTTCGAAAAGCCAACGCTGATTCAATCTTGCTGCTGGCCCGTGCTTCTCGAAGGACGCGACATGGTTGGTGTGGCTGAAACAGGTTCTGGTAAAACTCTTGCCTTTGGAATTCCAGCTTTAGAATACGTTATACAACAGTCGCCATCCAAGAAAGGCAAAGCCAAGATCCAAGTGCTTGTAATCGCTCCTACGCGCGAACTGGCTATCCAGACTCGCGACAACCTGGCTCGTGTAGCCGAGCCCCTTGGATACGGTGTGTTTTGTCTGTACGGTGGCGTGTCTAAGGGCGAACAGCTGCGCCAAATGAAGGAATATGTTCTGCCTGTACATATTGTCGTCGGTACGCCCGGACGTGTACTTGATCTGGCACGCGAGGGCTCATTAGATCTCGGTCGTGTCAGCTATCTTACTCTGGACGAAGCTGACCGTATGCTTGACAAGGGTTTCGAGCCAGACATTCGTGCCATTATCGGCATGACTCGGTCACATGAAGAGGGACGCCATACGAACATGTTTAGTGCTACATGGCCGCCTGCTGTCCGTGGACTAGCTGAGACATTCATGCGCTTGCCAGTTCGTGTGACAGTGGGCAGTGATGTACTTAGTGCAAATCGGCGCGTTTCACAAACTGTGGAAGTGCTAGATGATGGCCGAATGAAGGAGCGCCGGCTCAATTCTTTCCTGCGTTCGATTGATGCACAAAAGACCAACGAAAAAATTCTTATCTTTGCATTGTACAAGAAGGAAGCGCAGCGTGTTGAAAATACACTTCGTCGATGGGGCTACCGTGTATCAGGAATCCACGGTGATCTGAGCCAACATGACCGCATCGCCAATCTTGAGGCATTCAGGTCCGCATCAACTCCTTTGCTTGTGGCAACAGACGTGGCCGCTCGCGGCCTCGATATTCCCAATGTGGAATACGTCATCAACTACACATTCCCGCTCACAATTGAAGACTATATTCACCGTATTGGCAGAACAGGTCGAGGTGGTAAGTCTGGCAAGGCTCTGACGTTCTTTACGGACGAGGACAAGGCACACGCCGGCGAATTAATCCGCGTGTTGAaagatgccgagcagccTGTACCCAAAGAAATGGACCGATTCCCTACTACTATCAAGCGAAAAACGCACTCGAGCTATGGTGATCACTACAAGGAACTCGTGCCGGGCAAGGCCAAGAAAATCACAtttgacgatgacgacTAA
- a CDS encoding branched-chain amino acid aminotransferase, which yields MRILVPSLRSLLQKAVIVRPTHQFSAFRHFSFSIAMNSQPAPLDASRVVIKKSESPKECPAPQNLVFGKTFTDHMLKVSWNKQTGWAEPSIEPYAPLSLEPSAVVLHYAPTLFEGMKAYRDDQGQVRLFRPEKNMERMNRSAKRICLPSFEGEECLKLIKKLIQIDSRWVPSEPGYSLYIRPTLIGTQSSIGISEPTDALLFVILSPVGPYYSSGVKPIALEANPQYVRAWPGGTGDAKLGANYGPSMMPQKEAAARGYSQILWLFGEEDYVTEVGTMNMFAVLKKDDGAWEVVTPPLNGLILPGVTRLSILELLRAHQKGEIQLDNVPKIEVNERDITMKEVVEASNSGKLVEMFGAGTAAVVTPVDRIGYKGKDIHVPVTSSGFGTVTEAVLNKIMAIQWGKEPHAWSVPI from the coding sequence ATGCGGATACTTGTTCCGTCGCTGCGATCGCTACTCCAAAAGGCCGTCATCGTTCGTCCGACCCACCAATTCAGCGCTTTCCGTCATTTTTCTTTTAGTATTGCTATGAACTCGCAACCAGCGCCTCTCGACGCCAGTCGTGTCGTGATCAAGAAGTCTGAATCACCTAAGGAATGCCCCGCGCCACAAAACCTAGTGTTTGGCAAGACTTTTACAGACCACATGCTGAAGGTATCCTGGAACAAGCAGACTGGTTGGGCTGAACCTTCTATCGAGCCTTACGCTCCACTGTCACTTGAACCAAGTGCTGTTGTTCTGCACTACGCCCCCACATTGTTCGAAGGTATGAAGGCATACCGTGATGATCAGGGACAGGTGCGCTTGTTCCGTCCTGAGAAAAACATGGAACGCATGAATCGGAGTGCTAAGCGTATTTGTCTCCCCTCCTTTGAGGGGGAAGAATGTTTGAAGCTGATCAAGAAGCTTATACAAATTGACAGCCGTTGGGTGCCGTCAGAACCTGGTTACTCGCTGTACATTCGTCCCACTCTTATCGGCACACAAAGCTCTATTGGCATTTCGGAACCCACGGATGCGCTCTTATTTGTTATTTTGTCGCCTGTGGGCCCGTACTACTCGTCGGGCGTGAAGCCCATTGCTTTGGAAGCCAACCCACAATATGTGCGTGCCTGGCCCGGCGGAACGGGCGATGCCAAGCTAGGTGCAAACTATGGTCCTAGTATGATGCCTCAGAAGGAGGCTGCTGCGCGTGGATATAGTCAGATTCTGTGGCTGTTTGGTGAAGAGGACTATGTTACGGAAGTTGGCACAATGAACATGTTTGCTGTGTTGAAGAAAGATGACGGTGCCTGGGAAGTGGTGACACCTCCTCTCAATGGCCTGATTTTGCCAGGTGTAACACGTCTCTCAATCCTCGAGTTGCTCCGCGCTCATCAAAAGGGTGAGATCCAGTTGGACAATGTGCCTAAAATTGAAGTGAATGAGCGCGACATTACCATGAAGGAAGTGGTTGAGGCCTCTAACTCGGGCAAATTGGTCGAGATGTTTGGTGCTGGTACCGCTGCCGTCGTGACTCCCGTGGATCGCATTGGATACAAGGGCAAGGATATTCATGTGCCCGTGACTTCGTCGGGCTTTGGCACAGTGACAGAGGCTGTACTCAATAAGATAATGGCCATTCAATGGGGTAAGGAGCCACATGCCTGGTCGGTGCCTATATAA
- a CDS encoding exportin-2 (importin alpha re-exporter), whose translation MDPTDPNQLASLASLFQQTLNPEQRKPAEDQIGQLQAQPRFGFLLLALVQSESTSTAIRLASAIQFKNLCKTRWNVDAETEDPVFSAISDDEKQAIRQQLVPVLVSLASASTPSQAILSQMNESVALVASSDFPEAWPALIDELVSQLSTDNHHVLLSVLATSHAIFKQWRSQFRSDALYSEINLVLGKMANPLLELLQRMHGMLLDPSTPSMTMQPLALCLMLLLQLFYDLSAQDLPPQFEDAIPMLSPMFTSLLSFSRPELIGDEEDVAPSPLVKIRSSVCEIFELYAKRYLDVLPQLPEYVQAVWDMLSTYGPSEKYDVIVSKAIGFLSAVVRMGNQRELFQSDSTLEQFCTAIILPNIQLRDIDEEIFEDNPMEYIRRDLEQSIEIDTRRRAACEFVRALLEQFSTQITTICSRHIQMYLAEYQASPAQNWKRKDAAIYLLTSIAAQSSTMQHGVSSTNALVDVVQFFSEHVLEDLQPDNSIARAQPILQVDAIKYLYTFRNQLTKEQLLSVLPLLVHHLSSSNYVTCTYAAISIERILFIRTQGQRLMVSSDIAPLSQRMLEALFATVEQHETPEKVAENDHVMKCVMRVLLTSKNAVEPYSGEVLSHLASIVQLTSRNPSNPRFTQFLFESVSALVRLAGSSTLAQLATMEERLFPVCTDILQGDVAEYIPYVFQILAQLLEAHAALSTERALPNAYASLLPPLLMPALWEKKSHVPALVRLIKAYLLQAPMYLVQNGHIESCLGIYQKLISSRLNDTYGFDLLRAMLTHLPSEVLSPYMQPVLTLMLVRLQSSKTEKFSQQFAYFFGCFCGTQKPGYPELVIQAFDTVQGGLFGQLVENVVAPDLTKLTAKQRFDTAAGLIRLLTDSDIMASTYSAAWPVLMTNILPLLSQSTPAADEAVDEDAELDEQGFQASFSQLAAAGSIRDASSPNTVAWAGSDLWAYLLRQLAGMNARRPGTLNLLLQRMPNEAQLQLNEALQKGGIIIA comes from the coding sequence ATGGATCCAACGGACCCGAATCAACTAGCGTCGCTGGCCTCTCTTTTTCAGCAGACGCTGAATCCTGAGCAGCGTAAACCAGCTGAGGATCAGATTGGGCAACTGCAGGCCCAACCTCGCTTTGGCTTTCTATTGCTTGCTCTTGTTCAGTCAGAGTCAACGTCCACGGCCATCCGCCTCGCTTCTGCCATTCAATTTAAGAACTTATGCAAGACTAGATGGAATGTTGATGCGGAAACAGAGGACCCTGTCTTCAGTGCTATAAGCGACGATGAAAAACAGGCAATTCGGCAGCAActtgtgcctgtgctcgTGTCACTAGCTAGCGCTTCGACCCCTAGTCAAGCGATCCTGTCGCAGATGAATGAAAGCGTTGCGTTAGTGGCTTCGAGCGATTTCCCTGAAGCATGGCCTGCTTTGATTGATGAACTCGTATCCCAACTTTCTACCGATAATCACCACGTCTTGTTGTCAGTTCTTGCTACATCACATGCTATTTTTAAGCAATGGCGCAGCCAATTCCGCTCGGATGCATTGTACTCCGAGATCAATTTGGTGCTTGGAAAGATGGCCAACCCTCTGCTTGAATTACTGCAACGTATGCATGGTATGTTGCTGGACCCATCCACACCATCAATGACCATGCAACCATTAGCGCTATGTCTCATGTTGCTTTTGCAACTTTTTTACGACCTTTCAGCGCAGGATCTCCCGCCTCAGTTTGAAGATGCTATACCAATGCTTTCTCCTATGTTCACAAGCCTGTTATCTTTTAGTCGCCCTGAGCTGATTGGCGATGAAGAGGACGTGGCACCCAGTCCACTTGTCAAAATTCGCAGCAGCGTATGTGAAATTTTTGAGCTGTATGCCAAGCGATACCTAGACGTACTGCCACAGCTTCCTGAGTATGTTCAAGCGGTTTGGGACATGCTGAGCACGTACGGTCCATCAGAAAAGTATGATGTGATTGTGAGCAAGGCAATTGGATTCTTGTCTGCTGTCGTTCGTATGGGTAACCAGCGCGAGCTGTTCCAATCTGATTCCACATTGGAGCAGTTCTGCACGGCCATTATCTTGCCTAACATTCAGTTGCGTGATATTGATGAAGAGATCTTTGAAGATAATCCTATGGAATACATTCGTCGCGATCTTGAACAGAGCATTGAAATTGACACGcgacgccgagcagcgTGTGAGTTTGTACGTGCGTTGCTTGAGCAGTTTTCCACCCAAATAACAACGATCTGCTCGCGTCACATCCAAATGTATCTTGCAGAGTACCAAGCAAGCCCTGCTCAAAACTGGAAGCGAAAAGATGCTGCGATCTATCTATTGACCTCGATTGCAGCGCAGAGTTCGACCATGCAACATGGTGTATCGTCGACTAATGCGCTGGTAGACGTGGTCCAATTCTTCTCTGAGCACGTCCTTGAGGACCTGCAACCGGACAATTCCATCGCAAGGGCCCAACCCATTCTTCAAGTGGATGCTATTAAGTACCTCTACACATTCCGCAATCAACTTACCAAGGAGCAGCTTTTGTCAGTACTACCACTGCTGGTGCACCACCTGAGCTCTAGCAATTACGTGACATGTACTTATGCCGCCATTTCAATTGAACGTATTCTATTTATCCGTACGCAAGGCCAACGGCTTATGGTCTCTAGTGACATTGCCCCATTGAGCCAGCGGATGCTAGAGGCTCTTTTCGCCACCGTTGAACAACACGAAACTCCTGAAAAAGTCGCGGAAAATGACCATGTCATGAAGTGTGTGATGCGCGTGCTACTTACTTCCAAAAACGCGGTAGAACCTTATTCTGGCGAAGTGCTCTCACACCTCGCTTCTATCGTGCAGTTGACGAGCCGAAACCCGAGTAACCCACGCTTTACGCAATTCTTGTTCGAGTCCGTGTCAGCGCTTGTCAGGCTCGCGGGATCTTCGACGTTGGCTCAACTTGCCACCATGGAAGAACGATTGTTCCCAGTTTGCACTGATATCCTGCAAGGCGACGTAGCTGAATACATCCCCTACGTCTTTCAAATTCTCGCGCAACTTCTAGAAGCTCATGCAGCTCTGAGCACCGAGCGTGCCTTGCCCAATGCATATGCCTCACTTCTTCCGCCACTGCTTATGCCTGCTTTATGGGAAAAGAAGAGCCATGTCCCAGCCCTTGTGCGCCTCATCAAGGCTTACTTGTTGCAAGCACCTATGTACCTCGTGCAAAATGGTCACATTGAGTCGTGTCTTGGTATTTACCAGAAATTGATCTCCAGTCGCTTGAACGACACATATGGATTCGACTtgctgcgcgccatgctgaCTCACTTGCCGTCGGAAGTGCTGTCACCGTATATGCAGCCTGTATTGACGCTTATGCTTGTCCGCCTGCAGTCAAGCAAAACGGAAAAGTTCTCGCAGCAGTTTGCCTACTTCTTTGGATGCTTCTGCGGTACTCAAAAGCCAGGCTACCCAGAATTGGTCATCCAGGCGTTCGACACAGTGCAAGGTGGACTGTTTGGTCAGCTTGTTGAGAATGTAGTGGCGCCAGACCTGACCAAGCTCACGGCCAAGCAGCGTTTCGATACCGCAGCAGGTCTCATTCGTCTGCTCACAGACAGTGACATCATGGCATCGACATATtctgctgcatggcctgtgCTCATGACGAATATACTGCCGCTCTTGTCGCAGAGCACACCTGCTGCAGATGAGGCAGTGGATGAAGATGCTGAACTAGATGAACAAGGCTTCCAGGCCAGCTTTTCGCAACTAGCGGCAGCAGGCTCTATTCGCGACGCTTCGTCGCCAAATACAGTGGCATGGGCAGGCTCTGATTTGTGGGCTTACTTGCTACGTCAGCTAGCTGGCATGAATGCTCGTCGCCCGGGTACACTGAACCTGCTTCTTCAACGCATGCCTAATGAAGCACAACTGCAGCTGAATGAAGCCCTGCAAAAGGGCGGCATCATTATTGCGTAG
- a CDS encoding protein SSD1 — translation MASSSDGAASAPNVQETGADGSYDRMGRIERLPSAQEQLLRTQLQQLGLEADDDAPLLNKDRNADMVAPVHPWPSSNTWGHDALDSFGAALAASARTWPSSAPSPPHPTPFSFHHQSNDLGQNLRFPSSRPNYMSASEEVEQQRQAIQHQIEQLQRQHEQLQFHQQMLQPGMSLSSDLPQTRHPVRNMSMENRYHPTPMSGTWAPIGNESISLRSNFTFPPRSQSESPMPPQQSHAMIPPSAYNDRTPSSLHTGYTRQASQQLTSDLSPKFLMAGGGLINLNTLDLSATWNEYDDKHSNSPPQERAAQRHARSSSASSAALHSPAMDTLLTGLPQAQAQLAALRRSRHHIGPNMHNRSMSHGRSASIGSNASGAPRRALFGSYLPQNSLPLLLLAGKLVVGVLRINKRNRSDAWVTTEVFGQDIFISGSKDRNRALEGDIVAVELLNAKEVWQTKRDKADKKKRKEEFSQGVPASGISTHPAGRRTDKARDDIEVEGAQLKLVEDEEESETGPPPLAGHVVAIVERMPGQIFPGTLALLRPSSAATKEKQQAERGECDSPPIGAAGLSRPKIIWFRPSDKRVPLIAIPSDQAPEDFWDEKKQESFAHCLFFACIKRWPITSLHPFGSLVDRVGPIGSLDAESQALLRSYCHDIVTPFSDMALRNVPTIESWSIPHNEYEARRSFSAFTLNGRGPRQMAFSVDLHGSNSFTIGVHVADITYFLQANSALDREARRRGASVHLVQESFEMLPPDLLRIAALHVNSDALAKSVVFTFQSDRVVDIWIGRSIVHVKHMTSHAELDRVLLGEATSFPVAPDALCAVLDKAQQLRLERLARGGLSLPRTWLEFDLDAKQHPTDVHCCTDAESLSHLLVDEFCVRANTAVAHRLAAALEDNALLERQDVPTERAWNLLARGLQALGLPAESLSSMTLASALNILPASSRSVANALTQRALSDSKLYTPALVDATKFMHYAIGEPVYTQFVSPLQRYSDVCVHRQLDMVLDGTLHAEHQGTDTLSKLAHQCTVKNRAVRAAEMQSAHLYLCQWLKDTSELRPGELEARRALVMSVNASSMDILVPSFTLEKRVHLDCLPVENIHWDPVTYSVTLTWLSGVDSMAWLGEAIDDAQCTKLSSTRKETRDTNAPSPKAISSRQQRITSMTELDVYVLSDMEKSPPIIKVVVLNPCA, via the coding sequence ATGGCATCGTCATCTGACGGTGCAGCTTCAGCCCCAAATGTGCAGGAAACAGGTGCTGATGGCTCATATGATAGAATGGGTCGTATAGAGCGCTTACCATCGGCGCAAGAACAACTTCTGCGGACGCAACTGCAACAGCTTGGACTAGAAGCtgacgacgatgcaccTCTTCTGAACAAAGATAGGAATGCTGACATGGTAGCGCCTGTCCATCCTTGGCCTTCGAGCAATACATGGGGACATGATGCACTGGACTCGTTTGGTGCGGCACTTGCAGCTTCAGCCCGTACTTGGCCGAGTTCTGCCCCGTCACCGCCACACCCAACACCCTTCTCTTTCCATCATCAAAGCAATGACCTGGGTCAGAACCTCCGTTTTCCCTCATCTCGTCCAAACTATATGTCTGCATCAGAGGAGGttgagcagcagcgccaggcGATACAGCATCAGATTGAACAATTGCAACGGCAACATGAACAGCTTCAATTCCATCAACAAATGCTTCAGCCAGGTATGTCTTTGTCGTCAGATTTGCCACAAACCCGTCATCCCGTAAGAAACATGTCCATGGAGAACAGATATCACCCTACCCCTATGAGTGGCACATGGGCCCCTATTGGAAATGAGTCAATATCCCTTCGTTCCAACTTCACGTTCCCTCCTCGCTCGCAGTCCGAATCACCTATGCCGCCACAGCAGTCCCATGCCATGATACCTCCATCTGCCTACAATGACCGTACACCATCCTCTTTGCATACTGGGTATACTCGACAGGCATCGCAGCAGCTCACATCTGACTTGTCCCCAAAATTTTTAATGGCTGGTGGCGGTCTCATTAATCTGAACACTTTGGATCTTAGTGCAACATGGAACGAATATGATGATAAACATTCGAACTCTCCGCCTCAAGAAcgtgcagcacagcgtCACGCACGCTCAAGCAGTGCTTCGAGTGCCGCTCTCCACTCACCAGCGATGGACACTTTGCTTACTGGCCTTCCACAGGCCCAGGCACAGCTAGCCGCGCTTCGCCGGAGCCGACACCACATTGGACCTAACATGCATAATAGGTCAATGTCACATGGACGCTCAGCCAGCATAGGCTCGAATGCATCAGGAGCTCCTCGCCGTGCATTGTTTGGCAGTTACCTTCCCCAGAACAGCCTCCCTTTACTTCTACTTGCGGGTAAGCTTGTCGTTGGTGTTCTGCGTATAAACAAACGCAACCGCAGTGATGCATGGGTCACGACTGAAGTATTTGGTCAAGACATTTTTATTAGTGGTTCAAAAGACCGGAATCGTGCACTGGAAGGTGACATTGTTGCTGTCGAACTGCTAAACGCGAAAGAGGTCTGGCAGACCAAGCGCGACAAGGCCGAcaagaagaagcgcaaAGAAGAATTTAGCCAAGGAGTGCCTGCCAGCGGTATTTCGACGCATCCTGCTGGACGTCGAACAGACAAAGCCCGCGATGATATTGAAGTGGAAGGTGCCCAGCTCAAGCTGGTAGAAGACGAAGAGGAAAGCGAAACTGGTCCCCCTCCTTTGGCTGGCCATGTGGTGGCCATTGTTGAACGCATGCCTGGTCAAATTTTCCCAGGTACACTAGCACTTTTGCGCCCAAGCAGTGCTGCGACAAAAGAAAAACAACAAGCTGAGCGTGGAGAATGTGATAGTCCTCCCATCGGTGCGGCTGGTTTATCACGTCCCAAAATTATTTGGTTCCGTCCGTCCGACAAGCGCGTGCCACTAATTGCTATTCCATCCGACCAAGCGCCTGAAGACTTTTGGGATGAAAAGAAGCAAGAAAGTTTCGCTCATTGCTTGTTTTTTGCCTGCATTAAGCGTTGGCCGATTACGTCGTTGCATCCGTTCGGCTCACTTGTCGACCGTGTCGGCCCCATTGGGTCATTAGATGCAGAATCACAAGCACTGCTGCGTTCTTACTGTCATGATATTGTTACACCATTCTCTGATATGGCACTCCGGAATGTGCCAACAATTGAATCATGGAGCATTCCTCATAATGAATATGAAGCACGCCGCTCTTTTTCTGCTTTTACTCTGAACGGTCGTGGGCCACGTCAGATGGCATTCTCGGTGGATTTGCACGGCTCTAACTCCTTTACTATCGGTGTACATGTGGCAGACATCACCTACTTTTTACAAGCCAACAGTGCTTTGGACcgcgaagcgcgtcgccgtgGTGCGTCCGTGCACCTTGTACAGGAGTCTTTCGAGATGCTGCCACCTGATCTTTTAAGAATCGCGGCACTCCATGTGAATTCTGACGCACTGGCTAAGTCTGTGGTCTTCACATTTCAATCGGATCGTGTCGTCGACATTTGGATTGGCCGTTCGATTGTGCATGTGAAGCATATGACATCTCATGCAGAGCTTGACCGCGTATTACTGGGAGAAGCCACGTCGTTCCCGGTGGCGCCTGATGCGCTTTGTGCTGTTTTGGACAAAGCTCAGCAATTGCGGCTTGagcgcttggcacgcggTGGTCTGAGTCTTCCGCGCACATGGCTCGAGTTTGACTTGGATGCCAAGCAGCACCCTACGGATGTCCATTGCTGCACAGATGCAGAATCGCTTTCACATTTGTTGGTGGATGAGTTTTGTGTTCGAGCCAACACGGCCGTGGCGCACCGCTTagccgccgcgctcgaggataatgcgctgctggagcgACAAGATGTTCCGACCGAAAGAGCTTGGAATTTACTTGCAAGAGGTCTCCAAGCATTGGGACTACCAGCCGAGTCCCTGTCATCGATGACGTTGGCATCCGCACTGAACATTTTGCCTGCCTCTTCTCGGTCAGTGGCTAATGCTCTTACTCAGAGAGCCTTGTCTGACTCAAAACTCTATACGCCGGCATTGGTCGATGCGACCAAGTTTATGCACTACGCCATCGGTGAGCCTGTGTATACACAGTTCGTGTCTCCACTCCAGCGGTATTCAGATGTATGTGTCCACCGCCAGCTCGATATGGTGCTGGATGGCACGTTACACGCAGAGCATCAAGGCACCGACACACTTTCCAAACTCGCGCATCAATGTACCGTGAAGAATCGTGCTGTTCGTGCTGCTGAGATGCAGAGTGCTCACTTGTACTTGTGTCAATGGCTCAAAGACACGAGTGAGCTGAGACCAGGTGAATTGGaagcacgacgcgcttTGGTCATGTCAGTCAATGCTTCATCTATGGATATACTTGTCCCGTCATTCACTCTCGAAAAACGTGTGCATCTTGATTGTCTCCCCGTGGAAAATATCCATTGGGACCCTGTGACCTACTCTGTCACGTTGACATGGCTGAGCGGAGTCGATTCTATGGCTTGGCTTGGTGAGGCAATCGATGATGCGCAATGTACCAAGTTGTCCAGCACCCGAAAAGAGACACGAGACACGAATGCTCCTTCTCCCAAAGCTATCTCATCACGGCAACAACGCATTACGTCCATGACAGAGCTGGATGTGTACGTTCTGTCCGACATGGAAAAGAGTCCACCGATCATCAAGGTGGTAGTATTGAACCCATGTGCTTAA